The Lonsdalea populi genome window below encodes:
- a CDS encoding TIGR03759 family integrating conjugative element protein, whose amino-acid sequence MKKTLLVGLCLSSLTTLAANVQTPSAQQSILPQQESSSNVLNTYVQAQQWGLSNSDWLRYQMLMNGERGIMSPGLDPLTALGVETDNSTERRRLAELWVRHEYLRSEKELAFQREINAAWLRLYPKMLAVNMGSNMAGIAHDTQGRLALFVKENCSRCDARLAAVLADDRPVDIYLVGDSSDEAIRAWAIRHNIPVEKVRSRQITLNHDSGLWLRYGQGQMPVILQQGENGWQLAAF is encoded by the coding sequence ATGAAAAAAACATTACTTGTTGGGTTGTGCTTGTCATCACTGACGACCTTGGCTGCCAACGTTCAGACACCGTCAGCACAGCAGAGCATCTTACCTCAGCAGGAATCTTCCTCGAACGTATTGAATACGTATGTGCAGGCGCAGCAGTGGGGGTTATCCAACAGTGACTGGCTCCGTTATCAAATGCTGATGAACGGGGAGCGAGGCATTATGTCCCCGGGGCTTGATCCACTGACTGCATTGGGTGTTGAGACTGACAATAGTACAGAACGCCGGCGACTCGCTGAACTGTGGGTCAGGCACGAGTACCTACGCAGTGAGAAAGAATTGGCTTTTCAACGTGAAATTAATGCGGCGTGGTTGAGGCTGTATCCAAAGATGTTGGCCGTGAACATGGGCAGCAATATGGCGGGGATCGCCCACGATACGCAGGGACGTCTTGCCTTGTTTGTGAAGGAAAATTGTTCCCGCTGCGATGCACGCCTTGCTGCAGTCTTAGCCGATGATCGTCCGGTCGATATTTATTTGGTCGGCGACAGTAGCGATGAAGCCATCCGTGCCTGGGCCATACGTCACAACATCCCGGTAGAAAAAGTTCGTAGCCGGCAAATAACGCTCAACCATGACAGCGGACTGTGGCTACGTTACGGGCAGGGTCAGATGCCGGTCATTCTGCAGCAGGGGGAAAACGGATGGCAGCTCGCCGCATTTTGA
- a CDS encoding transglycosylase SLT domain-containing protein: protein MAARRILILVSVLLCFAINAEATERQFVPEAYRQIAAAERVPAESLYSLAMAESTRKASWGSKPWPWTINVAGKGFHYETREEAFSALLQFIKRWPLKNIDVGVAQVNLGWNGHFFPTLHDAFDPYINLRAAARILRACYDARPGSWIQAAGCYHHPAGGRHAATYMAIVRRKLSQIAPNDTPVRSGNSVALARSSLTWIEPQ from the coding sequence ATGGCAGCTCGCCGCATTTTGATACTGGTTTCTGTACTCCTTTGCTTTGCAATTAACGCGGAGGCTACAGAGCGCCAATTTGTCCCAGAGGCTTACCGGCAGATTGCCGCCGCTGAACGGGTGCCAGCAGAGTCACTCTATTCGTTGGCGATGGCAGAAAGCACCCGTAAAGCATCTTGGGGCTCGAAGCCGTGGCCCTGGACTATCAATGTTGCGGGGAAGGGATTCCATTATGAAACGAGAGAAGAGGCTTTCTCTGCGTTGCTCCAGTTTATTAAGCGCTGGCCACTGAAGAACATCGATGTCGGTGTAGCGCAGGTGAACCTCGGATGGAATGGGCATTTTTTCCCAACGTTACATGATGCTTTTGACCCTTACATCAACCTTCGCGCTGCTGCTCGTATCCTGAGGGCTTGTTACGACGCCCGGCCCGGTAGCTGGATTCAAGCGGCGGGTTGCTACCATCATCCGGCAGGCGGTCGCCACGCCGCGACCTACATGGCTATCGTCCGGCGCAAACTCAGTCAGATTGCGCCAAACGACACTCCGGTTCGCAGCGGAAATTCTGTCGCGCTGGCCCGTTCCTCGCTTACCTGGATTGAACCTCAATGA
- a CDS encoding integrating conjugative element protein — MKTFFRQALSITLVSTLLAVALSAYAALTVVGDFGGDPTAPFFEGINAENDTGGEVPQTLSPRSAPVLISDMLPVSTPEMSPGKVDARALNLIGMPPVFVLGDDAASRQWLLRHAPELRRMQATGMIISVRDERGLESLRQLAPDLVMVPVSGGVLSHRLSLDHYPVLITATGISQ, encoded by the coding sequence ATGAAAACTTTCTTTCGTCAGGCCCTTTCGATCACGCTTGTTTCAACACTTCTGGCAGTAGCTTTAAGCGCATATGCCGCCCTGACTGTCGTGGGGGATTTTGGGGGGGACCCCACCGCCCCGTTCTTTGAAGGCATCAATGCTGAGAATGATACCGGGGGCGAAGTACCGCAGACACTTTCTCCTCGGTCTGCGCCGGTGCTTATTTCTGACATGTTGCCAGTGAGTACACCGGAGATGTCTCCAGGAAAGGTTGACGCCCGGGCGTTAAATCTTATCGGAATGCCGCCGGTGTTCGTACTGGGCGATGATGCAGCTTCACGCCAGTGGCTGCTACGGCATGCCCCCGAACTTCGTCGTATGCAGGCGACCGGCATGATTATCAGCGTCAGGGATGAAAGAGGATTGGAATCTTTGCGCCAGCTGGCACCTGATTTAGTGATGGTTCCCGTAAGTGGAGGAGTGTTGTCACACCGGCTCTCACTTGACCATTACCCTGTCCTGATTACCGCTACAGGTATATCGCAGTAA